GGACGGCTCGGGACTCACGCAGCTCATCAAGGGCATCAACCCCACGTGGTCGCCCGACGGCGAGCGCATTGCCTTCGCCAGCAACGTGACCGGCAATTACGAGATCTATTCGATCAAGCCGGACGGCTCGGGCCTGCTGCAACTCACCAGCCGCCCCGAAGCGCCGGACATCGAGCCGACGTGGAGCCCCGACGGGCGCAAGATCGCGTTCACGTCGTACGTGAACAAGGACTGGAATCTGTGGATGATGAACGCCGACGGCACCGGCCTGACGCAGCTCACCACGGAAGAAGGGCTCGACGGCGGTCCGTCGTGGGGCATCGACGGATTCATCTACTTCCACTCGGAGCGCTCGGGCGATTACGACATCTGGAAGTTCAAGCCCGCAGGTTACGAGCCGGTGCCGGTGGACGCCGACAAGGACGGCGTGGCCGACAAGACGGACAAGTGCCCGGATCAGCCCGAGGACATGGACGGCTATCAGGACGAAGACGGTTGTCCGGACCCGGACAACGACAACGACGGCGTGCCGGACGCGCAGGACAAGTGCCCGAAGGAAGCCGAGGACAAGAACGGCTTTCAGGACGATGACGGCTGCCCGGACAAAAATCCGCTGGCCGGCGGCGTCACGCTCTACATCGACTTCATGGGGAACAATCAGGTCAAGCCGGATTCCTTCTTCCAGCTCGACCAGATCGTGGACAAGTTGAAGGGGACAACGGGAACCATCGAGATCCGCTCCTTCACCGACGGGCAGAAGTCCGACGCCGCGGCGCTCAAGCTCACGCAGTCCCGCGCCGACGCGGTGAAGAGCTACTTCATGCAGCGCGGGATCGAATCGACGCGGCTCATGTCGATCGGCTACGGCAAGGCGAATCCGATCGATTCGAACTCCTCGGCGTCCGGCCGCGCCAACAACAACCGCATCGAGGTTCACCTGATTCAGTAAACGCGACACACGACTTCAAAGACGGCGGGGATTCGTCCCCGCCGTTTTGCTTTTGACGCCCCACGCGACGCCGGGCATACTTTCGGCGACGAAACCCCGAAGAGATGATGCGTATTCCCATGAGGCCGCGCAGGCCATGAAGAACCTGATCCTCGGCACCGCGGGGCACATCGACCACGGCAAGACGGCGCTGGTGCGCCTGCTGACCGGGATCGACTGCGACCGACTGCCCGAGGAAAAGGCGCGCGGCATCACCATCGAACTGGGCTTCGCGTCGCTCGATTTGCCCGGGGGTGTGCGGCTCGGCATCGTCGACGTGCCCGGTCACGAGCGGTTCGTGCATACGATGGTGGCGGGGGCGGCGGGCATCGACCTCGTCATGCTGATCGTCGCCGCGGATGAAGGCGTCATGCCGCAGACGCGCGAGCACTTCGACATCTGCCGCCTGCTCGGGGTGCGTGCGGGTCTTGTCGCGCTCACCAAGGCGGATCTTGTCGATGCCGACATGCTCGATCTCGCGCGGGCCGACGTCGCCGATTACGTCGAGGGAAGCTTTCTGGGCGGCGCGCCCATCGTCCCCGTTTCGTCGGTCACCGGAGCGGGCCGCGATGACCTGATCCTCGCGCTGGCCGAGGTCGCCGCGGGCGTAACGCAAAAGAATCCCAGCGATCTCACGCGCCTGCCCATCGACCGCGTCTTCACGATGAAGGGCTTCGGCACCGTCGTGACGGGAACACTCGCGAGCGGCGCTCTGGCCGTGGGCGAGGACATCGTGGTGATGCCGGACGGCCCCGCGACGCGCATTCGCGGACTCCAGGCGCACGGAGCGCCCGTCGAACGCGCGAACGCCGGGCAGCGGACGGCGGTCAACCTGCAAGGGGTCGCGCGCGAAGACGTGCGTCGGGGGCAGGTCGTCGCCAAACCCGGAACGATCGAGCCCGCGTCCATGATCGACGTGCGCCTGCACCTGCTGCCGACCGCGCCGCGAGCGCTCAAACGTCGCGCCCGCGTGCGTTTTCACGCACACACGAGCGACGCCGCGGCGCGGGTGATTCCGCTTTCGGCCGACGAGATCGAACCCGGCGGCGAGCACCTCGCACAGCTTCGCCTCGAACACCCGATGGTGCTCCTGCCGGGCGACCGATTTGTGCTGCGTTCGTGGTCGCCGCTCGTCACGATCGGCGGCGGCACCGTCGTCCACGCGCGCGGCGCAAAGTATCGCCGTCCCCTCGATGCCGTCCTCGCCGATCTCGTCGTGCTCGAGTCCGGGTCGGTCGAGGAGCGGCTCGCGGTGCTCGCGCGGCGGGCCGGTGTGCAGGGGATCGCGTCCACCGCGTTGCGGGGCCTTCTCGGTGCATCGCAAAAGGATCTCGACGCGGCGTGCGGCCGCATGCTGTCGACCGGCGTGCTCGTGCGTTTCGACGAAGGCGGCGACCGGTACGTGAGCGGGAGCGTTTTCGCGACGCTGCGCGACGAGGTGCGGGACCGGCTCGACGCGCACCACCGCGCACAGCCGGATTCGCCGGGCTTGACGCGAGGCGACCTCGCGGCGCGCGCGCTCCACGGCACACC
This genomic window from Deltaproteobacteria bacterium contains:
- the selB gene encoding selenocysteine-specific translation elongation factor, with product MKNLILGTAGHIDHGKTALVRLLTGIDCDRLPEEKARGITIELGFASLDLPGGVRLGIVDVPGHERFVHTMVAGAAGIDLVMLIVAADEGVMPQTREHFDICRLLGVRAGLVALTKADLVDADMLDLARADVADYVEGSFLGGAPIVPVSSVTGAGRDDLILALAEVAAGVTQKNPSDLTRLPIDRVFTMKGFGTVVTGTLASGALAVGEDIVVMPDGPATRIRGLQAHGAPVERANAGQRTAVNLQGVAREDVRRGQVVAKPGTIEPASMIDVRLHLLPTAPRALKRRARVRFHAHTSDAAARVIPLSADEIEPGGEHLAQLRLEHPMVLLPGDRFVLRSWSPLVTIGGGTVVHARGAKYRRPLDAVLADLVVLESGSVEERLAVLARRAGVQGIASTALRGLLGASQKDLDAACGRMLSTGVLVRFDEGGDRYVSGSVFATLRDEVRDRLDAHHRAQPDSPGLTRGDLAARALHGTPPRLLARALAGMQKDGTIEIDGDTVRRTGHRAAFAGEAMSELTNRAADALMRGGIAPPTPKEIAERLAVSASDVDRAIAHLVKIGKAVRLTNALYFDREKLDDLLTIVRAHLASAGEIDAQSFKDLTGLSRKFAIPLLEYCDAIRLTLRVGDRRIPRTQVDGKAP
- a CDS encoding PD40 domain-containing protein; this translates as MRHIGHGFAIAVAVVAVFTLAGSAWAQTGIVTGLSQLTKDEDVDLYPNAAKTQVAIVFESFKDKNFEVILMKPDGVPRRQTTDEEDNNNAAWLKGDEGFLFDSFRQEMRGVWLKSLRVGGDQQISRGKTADFDAEANPSSGRVVFCAMENEENVKMRDDGERWIRVFDDEMPYIWFVNPDGSGLTQLIKGINPTWSPDGERIAFASNVTGNYEIYSIKPDGSGLLQLTSRPEAPDIEPTWSPDGRKIAFTSYVNKDWNLWMMNADGTGLTQLTTEEGLDGGPSWGIDGFIYFHSERSGDYDIWKFKPAGYEPVPVDADKDGVADKTDKCPDQPEDMDGYQDEDGCPDPDNDNDGVPDAQDKCPKEAEDKNGFQDDDGCPDKNPLAGGVTLYIDFMGNNQVKPDSFFQLDQIVDKLKGTTGTIEIRSFTDGQKSDAAALKLTQSRADAVKSYFMQRGIESTRLMSIGYGKANPIDSNSSASGRANNNRIEVHLIQ